From the genome of Pseudomonas helvetica:
AGCGTCCGCCTGCTGGCCGTGAGCAAGACCAAGCCCAGCGATGCCGTGCGTGAAGCCTATGCCGCCGGCGTGCACGACTTTGGCGAGAACTATCTGCAGGAAGCCTTGGGCAAACAGCTCGAGTTGGCCGACCTGCCCTTGATCTGGCACTTCATCGGCCCCATTCAATCGAACAAGACGCGAGCTATCGCCGAGAGTTTCGCTTGGGTGCACTCCGTGGATCGTTTGAAAATCGCACAACGCCTGTCCGAACAACGTCCGGCCGAGTTGCCACCCTTGAATATCTGCATTCAGGTCAATGTCAGCGGTGAAGCCAGTAAATCCGGTTGCACCCCGGCCGATCTGCCGGCACTGGCCAGCGCTATCAGCGCGCTGCCGCGGTTGAAACTGCGCGGTTTGATGGCAATTCCCGAGCCGACTGAAGATCGCGCAGCTCAGGACGCAGCCTTTGCAGCCGTACGTGACTTGAACAAAAGCCTGCAAGCCAGCCTGAATCTGCCACTCGACACACTTTCCATGGGCATGAGCCACGACCTGGAGTCGGCCATTGCCATGGGCGCCACCTGGGTTCGTATCGGTACGGCCCTGTTTGGTGCCCGCGACTACGGTCAGCCGTAACGTGGCTGACTTACCTCTCTATAAGGACCTGACATGAGCAAGACACGAATTGCCTTTATCGGTGCCGGAAACATGGCCGCCAGCCTGATCGGCGGCCTGCGTGCCAAAGGCCTGGACGCTGCACAGATCCGCGCCAGCGACCCGGGCGCTGAAACTCGCGCACGGGTAACCGCCGAACACGGCATCGAAACGTTCGCCAACAACGCCGACGCCATTCAAGGCGCAGACGTGGTCGTGCTGGCGGTCAAACCCCAGGCCATGAAAGCCGTGTGTGAAGCACTGCGCCCAAGCCTGGCGTCGAATCAACTGGTGGTGTCGATTGCCGCCGGGATCACCTGCGCCAGCATGAACAACTGGCTTGGCGCTCAGCCGATCGTGCGTTGCATGCCCAACACCCCGGCGCTGCTGCGTCAGGGCGTGAGCGGTTTGTACGCCACGGCCCAAGTGACTGCCGAACAGCGTCAGCAGGCCCAGGAGCTGCTGTCTGCCGTTGGCATCGCCCTGTGGCTGAACGAAGAGCAGCAACTGGACGCGGTCACCGCCGTTTCCGGTTCGGGCCCTGCGTACTTCTTCCTGCTGATCGAAGCCATGACCGCTGCAGGC
Proteins encoded in this window:
- a CDS encoding YggS family pyridoxal phosphate-dependent enzyme, which produces MSTIADNIAQVAARIRAAEQAAQRAEHSVRLLAVSKTKPSDAVREAYAAGVHDFGENYLQEALGKQLELADLPLIWHFIGPIQSNKTRAIAESFAWVHSVDRLKIAQRLSEQRPAELPPLNICIQVNVSGEASKSGCTPADLPALASAISALPRLKLRGLMAIPEPTEDRAAQDAAFAAVRDLNKSLQASLNLPLDTLSMGMSHDLESAIAMGATWVRIGTALFGARDYGQP
- the proC gene encoding pyrroline-5-carboxylate reductase is translated as MSKTRIAFIGAGNMAASLIGGLRAKGLDAAQIRASDPGAETRARVTAEHGIETFANNADAIQGADVVVLAVKPQAMKAVCEALRPSLASNQLVVSIAAGITCASMNNWLGAQPIVRCMPNTPALLRQGVSGLYATAQVTAEQRQQAQELLSAVGIALWLNEEQQLDAVTAVSGSGPAYFFLLIEAMTAAGEKLGLPRDIAAQLTLQTALGAAHMAVASDVDAAELRRRVTSPAGTTEAAIKTFQAGGFEALVEKALGAAAHRSAEMAEQLGR